A segment of the Colletotrichum destructivum chromosome 3, complete sequence genome:
CTGGCGtagacgccgacggccttgcgCTTGGTGCGGTCGTCCTTTTGCTCGGCGAGATACTTGGTGTCTGCGTTTCCGAAGACGCTTTGAAGGTCAGCTTAGAATCAAAAGGATGAACGAGGCAACGTACTCAAAGCCGTGGCCGTGGTCGGAAGAAACAACGACCAgggtctcgtcgaggatACCGAGCTCCTCAAGCTTCTCAATGGTGGCCTTGACGGTGtcatcgagctcgagaaggtcgccgagggcgcggtCGTAGTCGAGAGAGTGCATCTGCTTGTCGATGGAGGCAGCCTCAGACATCAAGAAGAAACCCTTATCGCCGCCGCGGTTGTGAAGGGTCTCGACAGCCTTGAGGGTCATCTCCTTGAGGCCGGGAACGTCAGTGGCAGCGCTCTTGTTGCCAGTAGGGTCGTTGGTGAGCTTCGCCAGGTTCTCGGTGAGGACATTGCGGTCGAGCCAGACGGGGAGGTTGCCTTGGGTAAAGATTCCGAGAATCTTCTCGTTGGCATCGGCAGCCTCGAGAGAGGTCTTGTTAAGGGCGACGGTGTAGCCCTTGTTGGCAAACTCCTCGTAGTAGTCCTTTCCTTGGTAAGAGCCCTTGCCAGGGTAGAACTGCTCGGCACCGCCACCAAGGTAGACGTCAGGGCCGTTCATCTTGGTCCAGGTATAGTTTGTGACACCGTTGAGGGCCTGCTCGATGAGGGGTCCGTACAGGGAGCGGGATCGAGTGTGGGCGGTCAGGGCGATGGGAgtggcgtcggcgatgaaggcTGTGGAGACGGCGCCCCAAGCAGAGCCCTAGAAAGTCAGTACATGATGTCAAATCCAAAAAGAAGCGCGAACATACCCAGATACGGTGAATCAGCTCAACGATAGTCTCGACCTTGGGATCGTCAAAGGCATCAGGGGACGAGTCAGCGTAGACACTAACACAGTCAGTTAGGAAAGGCCATCAAGTGCCATCGAAACCACTCACCCCATGGCGTTGACGGTGCTCTTGTGGCCAGAGTACAGCGCAGACGCAGAGTTCGCGGAGTCGGTGATGTAGCTGTCGATGGAGTGGGTCATCTGGTGGCCGATGACCGGGAACTTGTCCAGAGCCAGGCTGGTCTGGTACTTTCCGTTGATGCTCTtgtggccgaggagacgggccGCAGTGACCTGTGATGTGTTAGAAGCCGCCGCTGGCACGACGGTCGCACGGGGTCAGACATACCATGTTGGTCGTCATGCCGTCGCcaatgaagaagatgacgttcttggccttcttctccgtcgccaGAGGCCGCACGACCCagttggcggtggtggtctTGCCGTCGTAGTACTTGAGAGTGACCTCG
Coding sequences within it:
- a CDS encoding Putative alkaline phosphatase, alkaline-phosphatase-like, core domain superfamily; the protein is MMAKLGPLAVLAASLSLVSAQTYQRLGTCPDLGCVLPPDQSDFLPGQLFDLRVEVHAPVNGSEAFNNGVPDEAFTVNIAKEGAEAKSLTDFFDLEEPELEKWSFGWYEDLYAEDAKQKSVVNVASKIWRHLALYEPGNYEVTLKYYDGKTTTANWVVRPLATEKKAKNVIFFIGDGMTTNMVTAARLLGHKSINGKYQTSLALDKFPVIGHQMTHSIDSYITDSANSASALYSGHKSTVNAMGVYADSSPDAFDDPKVETIVELIHRIWGSAWGAVSTAFIADATPIALTAHTRSRSLYGPLIEQALNGVTNYTWTKMNGPDVYLGGGAEQFYPGKGSYQGKDYYEEFANKGYTVALNKTSLEAADANEKILGIFTQGNLPVWLDRNVLTENLAKLTNDPTGNKSAATDVPGLKEMTLKAVETLHNRGGDKGFFLMSEAASIDKQMHSLDYDRALGDLLELDDTVKATIEKLEELGILDETLVVVSSDHGHGFDVFGNADTKYLAEQKDDRTKRKAVGVYASSGLSQYTVEQPGVSYNTGPNFPLNWNPRYAIAAGFGANPDRREDYQLHESARTPAVAATNTSDYYANPKDAVDGFVVNGTLPTNEAQGVHSLTDVAVWARGPCQETFGGTYNNIDIFYKMANCLGLAQPRNGTAPGCGGARRRRALQA